A stretch of the Jeotgalibacillus malaysiensis genome encodes the following:
- a CDS encoding putative multifunctional tRNA nucleotidyl transferase/2'3'-cyclic phosphodiesterase/2'nucleotidase/phosphatase: MKKEMTLVKEVAEKVEQAGGKMYFVGGFVRDRLLGKESKDIDVEVHGITERQLVEILKTFGQVDLVGESFGVYLIKGVDIDFAMPRTERKTGDKHTDFDVTVDPFIGTYEASKRRDFTMNAIMEDVMTGDVTDHFKGVEDIQNRVIRLVDDVTFKEDALRVLRAIQFSARFGFEIERDTQEVMKEMELTHLAKERIYMEIEKGMTKGCPKKFITEMKKYPSILKILPSLEKVETENLLKENDLTFNTVMMSLHMDESSFQGCVHDMIQDKQGRNLASATRAFIQAIRKAKTAEDMALAVSLHRGFVEKQEGFINLNRSILFDVETNSLFGQIVNQKNQVLFVINGDWLMLLGVKPSPRFKQQLDEAHALSFLGFNENEIQQHIFKGRSV; encoded by the coding sequence ATGAAAAAGGAAATGACATTGGTAAAAGAAGTGGCTGAAAAAGTAGAACAAGCAGGAGGCAAGATGTACTTTGTCGGAGGGTTTGTTCGTGACCGGTTACTTGGAAAAGAATCAAAAGATATCGATGTTGAGGTACATGGGATTACAGAGAGACAACTCGTAGAGATTCTCAAGACGTTTGGTCAGGTTGACTTGGTGGGTGAATCGTTTGGTGTCTACCTCATCAAAGGTGTCGATATCGACTTTGCGATGCCTCGTACCGAACGGAAGACAGGTGATAAACATACGGACTTTGATGTCACAGTAGACCCATTCATTGGCACATACGAGGCATCTAAGCGTCGAGACTTCACTATGAATGCCATTATGGAGGATGTGATGACAGGGGATGTCACAGACCACTTCAAAGGTGTTGAAGATATCCAAAATCGTGTCATTCGACTCGTAGATGATGTCACGTTCAAGGAAGATGCATTACGTGTTCTTCGTGCGATTCAATTTTCAGCTAGATTTGGCTTTGAGATTGAAAGGGATACGCAGGAGGTCATGAAAGAAATGGAGTTAACACATCTTGCGAAAGAACGGATTTATATGGAAATCGAAAAGGGGATGACGAAAGGCTGTCCGAAGAAATTTATCACGGAAATGAAAAAATATCCTAGCATCCTAAAAATCTTACCTTCGCTTGAAAAGGTGGAAACAGAAAACTTGTTGAAAGAAAATGACTTAACCTTCAACACGGTAATGATGTCGCTTCATATGGACGAAAGTTCATTCCAAGGGTGCGTTCATGACATGATTCAAGACAAACAAGGAAGAAATCTCGCTTCTGCGACACGTGCCTTTATCCAGGCAATCCGTAAGGCGAAAACAGCTGAGGATATGGCTCTTGCCGTATCACTTCATCGTGGTTTCGTTGAAAAACAGGAAGGGTTTATTAATCTAAATCGTTCTATCCTGTTTGATGTTGAGACGAATTCTTTGTTCGGTCAAATTGTGAATCAAAAGAATCAAGTGTTGTTTGTGATTAATGGAGATTGGTTGATGTTGTTAGGTGTGAAACCTTCACCACGATTCAAGCAACAATTGGATGAAGCTCATGCTCTCTCGTTTTTAGGATTCAATGAAAATGAAATTCAACAACACATTTTTAAGGGACGAAGCGTATGA